In Malus sylvestris chromosome 15, drMalSylv7.2, whole genome shotgun sequence, a single genomic region encodes these proteins:
- the LOC126601323 gene encoding bZIP transcription factor 44-like — protein sequence MFSAVPAMLPSDSLLHFPTFDGGFIPDGFTPWDCSEHFPAIPSPLPVISTLSSSPVQSPKTVILSSGSDDDPNRPDRTHANAKSCQNDDSNRRVSVVDERKRRRMISNRESARRSRMRKQKHIENLRNQVNRLRVENRELNKRLRIVLYHFQLVRTDNDRLRSDHVMLLQKLSDIRQILVFRQHLSSAWPCDTIILQQTPYLIK from the coding sequence ATGTTTTCTGCTGTTCCAGCCATGCTTCCCTCTGACTCCCTCCTCCATTTTCCCACTTTCGACGGGGGCTTTATCCCCGACGGCTTCACCCCGTGGGATTGCTCGGAGCATTTTCCGGCAATCCCATCACCACTACCCGTGATCTCAACCCTAAGTTCATCTCCGGTTCAGTCTCCCAAAACAGTAATTTTGAGTTCTGGTTCAGATGACGACCCGAACCGGCCGGACCGGACCCATGCCAATGCGAAGTCATGCCAAAATGACGACTCGAACCGTAGAGTTTCGGTGGTGGACGAGCGGAAGAGGAGGCGGATGATATCGAACCGGGAGTCGGCCAGGCGGTCACGGATGCGAAAACAAAAGCACATAGAAAACCTAAGGAACCAGGTGAACCGGCTTAGGGTTGAGAACCGGGAACTGAACAAACGGTTGAGGATCGTTTTGTACCATTTTCAGCTCGTACGGACAGACAACGATAGGCTCCGATCCGACCACGTTATGCTCCTGCAGAAATTGTCAGACATACGTCAAATTCTGGTTTTCCGGCAGCACTTGTCTTCTGCATGGCCATGCGATACCATTATTCTACAACAAACCCCATATTTAATTAAGTAA